A single region of the Macrobrachium rosenbergii isolate ZJJX-2024 chromosome 5, ASM4041242v1, whole genome shotgun sequence genome encodes:
- the LOC136838615 gene encoding uncharacterized protein isoform X1 yields the protein MRRQHQFAILVVLVAMTVVSGRSAIQNDDDEAGDAFSPPVKKSPRVFVNTSVPFSVAPQPVKDTLEVAHAKQTFMKTFQRIHDAVIAADTEHLNYTVLEDDLTNTLDDGASGINAVQGRTSTFPNRGPAPAIGGTFQSDDNNKPRFSIFPDPVFEPEYFLPSVHVDPLLMGQFNPPLPPNPFIQQIRPFTEPGMAGTCYEIILLEPEDDIFQIPRGNNSFLGHSTKSLNINTQSSLLDAISPAVEGKNRPNQKSSPASQIIPVGTPALPNFGSRKPVSHFRAPQLSFLTLLQSGGSTGR from the coding sequence GTGGTGTTGGTGGCTATGACGGTAGTGTCAGGACGAAGCGCTATTCAAAACGATGACGACGAGGCAGGAGACGCCTTCAGCCCACCAGTGAAGAAGTCACCGAGGGTTTTTGTCAACACATCGGTGCCCTTCAGCGTTGCCCCGCAGCCAGTGAAAGACACCCTAGAAGTAGCTCATGCAAAACAGACGTTCATGAAAACGTTCCAGAGGATCCACGATGCGGTGATTGCAGCAGATACCGAACATCTAAACTACACGGTTCTAGAAGATGACCTGACCAATACCTTAGACGACGGAGCTTCAGGAATCAATGCAGTTCAGGGGAGGACGTCCACCTTTCCTAACCGAGGACCTGCACCGGCCATAGGAGGTACCTTCCAATCAGACGACAACAATAAACCAAGATTCAGCATTTTCCCAGATCCTGTGTTTGAGCCCGAGTACTTCCTGCCTTCGGTCCACGTGGATCCTCTTCTCATGGGTCAATTCAACCCCCCTCTTCCCCCTAATCCATTTATCCAACAGATACGTCCTTTTACCGAACCGGGGATGGCTGGTACCTGCTATGAGATCATCCTACTTGAGCCTGAGGACGATATCTTCCAGATCCCGAGAGGTAATAATAGTTTTCTTGGTCATTCCACGAAGAGCTTAAACATCAACACACAAAGTAGCTTACTTGATGCCATTTCACCGGCAGTCGAGGGCAAAAACCGACCTAACCAGAAATCTTCTCCAGCCTCACAGATTATACCCGTTGGCACGCCGGCCCTCCCAAACTTCGGCTCACGAAAGCCGGTGTCACATTTCAGAGCGCCGCAACTGTCTTTCCTCACACTGCTTCAGAGCGGTGGTTCTACTGGGAGGTAG
- the LOC136838615 gene encoding uncharacterized protein isoform X2, whose amino-acid sequence MRRQHQFAILVVLVAMTVVSGRSAIQNDDDEAGDAFSPPVKKSPRVFVNTSVPFSVAPQPVKDTLEVAHAKQTFMKTFQRIHDAVIAADTEHLNYTVLEDDLTNTLDDGASGINAVQGRTSTFPNRGPAPAIGGTFQSDDNNKPRFSIFPDPVFEPEYFLPSVHVDPLLMGQFNPPLPPNPFIQQIRPFTEPGMAGTCYEIILLEPEDDIFQIPRASQIIPVGTPALPNFGSRKPVSHFRAPQLSFLTLLQSGGSTGR is encoded by the exons GTGGTGTTGGTGGCTATGACGGTAGTGTCAGGACGAAGCGCTATTCAAAACGATGACGACGAGGCAGGAGACGCCTTCAGCCCACCAGTGAAGAAGTCACCGAGGGTTTTTGTCAACACATCGGTGCCCTTCAGCGTTGCCCCGCAGCCAGTGAAAGACACCCTAGAAGTAGCTCATGCAAAACAGACGTTCATGAAAACGTTCCAGAGGATCCACGATGCGGTGATTGCAGCAGATACCGAACATCTAAACTACACGGTTCTAGAAGATGACCTGACCAATACCTTAGACGACGGAGCTTCAGGAATCAATGCAGTTCAGGGGAGGACGTCCACCTTTCCTAACCGAGGACCTGCACCGGCCATAGGAGGTACCTTCCAATCAGACGACAACAATAAACCAAGATTCAGCATTTTCCCAGATCCTGTGTTTGAGCCCGAGTACTTCCTGCCTTCGGTCCACGTGGATCCTCTTCTCATGGGTCAATTCAACCCCCCTCTTCCCCCTAATCCATTTATCCAACAGATACGTCCTTTTACCGAACCGGGGATGGCTGGTACCTGCTATGAGATCATCCTACTTGAGCCTGAGGACGATATCTTCCAGATCCCGAGAG CCTCACAGATTATACCCGTTGGCACGCCGGCCCTCCCAAACTTCGGCTCACGAAAGCCGGTGTCACATTTCAGAGCGCCGCAACTGTCTTTCCTCACACTGCTTCAGAGCGGTGGTTCTACTGGGAGGTAG